The DNA window TGGCGACGAAGGAACCGGCCGGTTCCGTTTCCCTTGCCTGATTTCTTTACTCGTATTCGTGACTTGGATTACCGATGGCGGACTCTTCTCCGGATGATACGCAGGATCGAGCGCCCGACGCCGCCCTGGAGCAGTCGGGTGCGAAGACGGCGGAGCCGATGATCGAAGCGGTCCACCTTTCCAAGTTCTACGGCGTGTTCACGGCCACGCGGGACATCAGCTTCCAGGTCAACAAAGGGGAAGTCGTCGCCTTCCTGGGACCAAACGGCGCCGGCAAAAGCACCACGATGAAAATGCTGACCGGTTATCTGGCCCCTTCGCAAGGGACGGCCCGGATCGCCGGCTTTGAGGTGTCGACCCATCGCCGCGAGGCTTCCCGCCGCCTGGGTTACCTGCCGGAAAACGGCCCGCTGTACCCCGACATGACGCCCAGCAGCATGCTCAATTTTATGGCCGAAGTCCGCGGCATGTCGCCCGGCTATAAAGCGGCCCGGATCGCCGCCGTGGCCGAACTGTGCGATCTGCACGGCGTGTTTCAGAAGCCAATCAGCAAGCTCTCCAAAGGCTACCGCCAGCGCGTCGGCATGGCGCAGGCGCTGCTGCACGAGCCCGATGTGCTGATCCTCGATGAGCCGACCGCCGGCCTGGACCCCAACCAGATTCACCATGTGCGAGAGATGATCCTGCAGCTGGGGGCCGAGAAGACCATCCTGCTGTCGACCCATATTCTGCAGGAAGTCGAAGCCATGTGCAGCCGCGTGGTGATGATCAGCGAAGGCCAGAAACGTTACGACGGGCCCGTCGCCGGACTGGCGGAAGCCCAGGAGTCGCTTGATGAAGCGTTCCGTCGCCGCACCGCCGCGGAGGCCGAACCGGCCTGACGTCCCCCGGGCGCCTGGCCCGTTTCCCGTCGACCTGAATCCGCCCTCCCCTTCCCTTTGATTCCGCCGTAAGTCTCGCCATGTCAATGCTGTTTGCTTTCCTGATGCTCCTGCTCATCGACACGTTTTTTGTGTGCGGGTTGGCGCTGCTGCTGGGACCGGTGGGATACACAAACAAGCCGGCGTTCGCCGTGCTGATGCGGAACTTTGTCGGCTATTTCAGCAATCCAACCGGGTATGTGTTTCTGTGCGTGTTTGTCGTGCTGACCTGTTCGGCCGCCTTTTTGCCGCAGGAATTCTTCAACAACAACCTGGCCAATCTCGATCAACTGAACCAGTATCTGCCGCTAGTGATGCTGGTGTTTATCCCGGCCATCACCATGGGAGCCTGGGCCGATGAACGTCGCCAGGGGACCGACGAACTGCTGCTGACGCTGCCGGCGACCGACTTTGACATTGTGATGGGCAAGTACCTGGCGGCGGCGATGATCTTTACGATCTCGCTGATCTTCTCGCAAATCTGTTCGTTCGCCGTGTTGATCTTTCTGACCAACGGCGTTCTGGATCTGGGGCTGCTCTGTACGACGTATCTGGGTTACTGGCTGATGGGCCTGGCGATGATTTCCATCGGCATGGTGGCCTCCTTTTTGACGAATAACCTGACGATTGCGTTTATCCTGGGCGTCGCCATGAACGCTCCGCTGGCGCTCATGTCGTACGCCCACCTGTTGATCTCGCGGGATTCGGTCGCCCAGGCGATTGAGCAGTGGGGCCTGCTGGAACAGTTCAGCGACTTTGGCCGCGGGGTGATCAGCCTTTCCAGCACCGTGTTTTTTGTGATGCTGATGGTGATCGGCCAGTATGTGTGCATGGTGCTGATCGGTCGCCGGCACTGGCTGGGCGGGTCCGACGGCGAGTCGATGCTGGGGCATTACGTGGTGCGTACGATCTGCCTGATCCTGGCGGCCGCCGGCCTGACGTATCTGCTGTCAAACGCGGATCCGGTCCGGCTGGATATGACCGAAGGCCGCGTCAACTCGCTGGCGCCCGACACCCGCCTGGTCCTGGGCGAACTGGAAAACGACAAGCCCGTTTATATCGATGCCTATATCAGCGAGAACATTCCGGAAGCGTACGCCGAGACGCGATTCCAGCTGGAAACGCTGCTGAAAGAATTTGAAGCGATGGCCGGCGGCAAGATCCACGTCCGCATCCACAAGGACCTGGATCCCTTCGGCCCGATCGCCGACCAGGCCGAAGAACGCTATGGCATCCGCGCGCGGAACATCGTCACCCAGCAACGCGGCGTGTTGCGCAACGAAGATGTGATTTTGGGGGCCGCCTTTACCTGCGGCCTGGAAAAGGTCGTGGCGCCGTTCTTTGATTCCGGCATTCCGGTGGAGTATGAACTGGTCCGGTCGATCACCACCGTCGCCAAGGGGGAACAGCAAACGATCGGCGTCGTCCAGACCAACTGGAAACTGATGGGCGGCGAAGTCGTGCTGCCGACCGCCCAGGGGCCGCAACTCGCCCGCCTGGGGAAAGAGGCCTTCATTCGCGAGCTGGAAAAACAGTATCGCGTTGAGACGGTCGATCCCAGCGAGCCGATCGAACGGGGCAAATACAAAGTCCTGTTCGTCGCCCAGCCCTCATCGCTGTCCGACTCGCAGTTGACTAACGTGATGCGGGCGATCCGCGACGGGCAGCCGACCGCCATTTTTGAAGATCCGCTGCCCGTCAGCATCCAGGCCCCCGGCACCGGCGACGAACGGCTGCTGGATCCCATCCTGCTGCGACTGGGCCGCATGCCGGAACCCAAGTGCGATATGAAGCGGCTCTGGGACATGCTGGGCATCCATGTCAGCACGGCCCGCGACGAGAACCAGGCGCAGCGTTACAAGGCGGTCTGGCAGGACTACAACCCGTACCCCAAACTGAAAATGAACGGCGTCCAGGCGGTCGTGTTTGTGCGGGATGAAGCCCGGGCCGACAAGGTCGCCTTTAACCCGGGCGATCCGATCACGGCCGAGATCGAAGAACTCTGGTTCCTCTGCCCCGGCGCGATCCAGCCGCGTCCCTCGGATCTGAAGGTCACCCCGCTGGTCCGCACCGGCGACAACTCGGGCGAGCTCCTCACCAGCGAGTACCGCCAGTTTGGCTCTAACCCGGCCATGCTCAAAGCCAAAAAAGGCCTGCCCGTCGCCGGCCGGGAGTTCGTCCTGGCCGCCCGTATCCAGGGCGTTCCGCCGGTGGAGAAATCCCCCCTGTTCCCCGACGCCGAACCGGCCAGCGACGGCAAACAGCCCGAGATCGACGTGGTCTACGTGGCCGACATCGACCTGATGATGGCCGACTTTGTCCGCTCCTCCGAAGAGACCGACCAGCGAATCGACAACGTCAACTTCCTGCTCAACATTGTCGATGTGCTGGCGGGCGATCAGCGGTTTGTCAACATTCGCAGCCGCAAGCTCCAGCTCAGCACCCTGCAGCGGATCGAAGACCTGACCGCCCAGGCCCAGCAGCGCGAACAGCGAGCCACCCAGGAAGCCGAACAGCGACTGGCGCTCGATTACAAGAAGATCGAAGAAGAAACCAACCGTGAAGTCGAAGCGGCCCGCGAGCGCGTCCGCGAACTCACCCGTAAAGCCAGCAAGGGGGATAACGTCGACCTGGGGGCGTTACAGCTGGCCCGCGAAAAAGAAGCCGTGGCGGAATTCAAAAGCAATCGCGAGAAAGAATTCAAGCGGGAAAGCAACGAGAAGGAACTTAACGAAACCAACCGCCGCAACGAGCGCCGCACCAATCTGGAAATCCGCAACGTCGAACGCTGGATCAAGATCATGTCGGTCGCCCTGCCGCCCCTGATCCCGCTGGCCATCGGCTTTGGCGTGTTTGTCACGAGGCGCCTGCGCGAACGCGAAGGCGTGTCCAAAGCGCGGCTGCGCTGGTAGTCGATCCGGCCGCCAGTACGCGCCGCCCGCCGGGCGCCGTGACGGTCTCCCTTGAGGTATCGGAGTGAAATCAAATGACCGAATCGATGAAAACGCTGCTCTATGTCAGCACTGCGGCGGTTGTCATGTCGTGCGTGGGCATTGTCGTCTGGCGGCAAACACCTGCGGCCGAACAGGTCGAAGAAATGGTCGGCAAACCGCTGTTTACCGACCTGAAAGATCCGCTTGACGCGGCCAGCCTGGAGATCGTCCGTTATGATTCCCAGCTGGGCCAGATCAAACCGTTCCGCGTGGCGCAAGTCGGCGGACGCTGGGTGATTCCCTCGCAGTCCAACTATCCGGCCGACGCCGAGTCGCGGCTCCGCGGCATCGCCACCGAACTGATGAGCGTCAAAGTGCTGGGCGTCGCCAGCGATCTGCCCAGCGACCACGAGCAGTACGGCGTCGTCAAACCGGACCAGAACAACCTCAAAACCAGCGCCGACTCCCTCGGCGTGCTGGTCCGTCTGGAAGATAAAAAAGGGAAGCCGCTGGCCGGCATGATCGTCGGCCGGGCCGTCGACTCGACCGACGACGCATCCCCCGCGGCCCGGCTGCAGGCAGCCGGCTCCCAGCAGCGCTATGTCCGCCTGCTGGGTCAGGACGGGCAAGGCCAGGACCGCGTGTTTGTGGCTTCGGTCGATCTGGACCAGTTCTCCAGCCGGTTCGAGGACTGGATCCAGACCGACCTGCTGGAGTTCAGCCCGATTGCCCTCGATCAGATTTCCATCCGCGAGTACGCCGTCACGCCCGTCAACCAGCTGCAGGTCAAACTGACGGAGCGAAGCGAGATCACGGTCCGCGAAAAAGACGCGCAGTGGGAGCTTGTCTCGCTCAGCCTGTACGGCGACAACGGCTGGGAAAAAGGCAGCCTGCCCCCAGGCCAGCAGATCAACGCGGAGCGCCTGAACGAACTGAAAGACGCCATCAAAGACCTCACCATTGTCGGCGTGCAACGGAAACCGGCGCTGCTGTCCGACGAGCTCAAAGGCAGCCAGAGCCAGATGACGATCGACGCCGCCGGCAAGCAGGGCCTGGAACGGGCCGGCTTCTGGCTGATCGAAGGCCGCATTGTCAGCAACAACGGCGAGCTCGTTATCCGCATGAACACCGGCTTCAGCTATCGCCTGCGTTTCGGCCGCTCGGCCAGCCTGGGCGATGAAGAGAACGCCGGCATCAACCGTTATGTGTTCGCCGTGGCGGAGCTGGACGAACAGCAGTTCCCCGCCCCCGCCAAACCAGAGCTCCCCGCCCTGCCTGGCGCCGAAAAAACGGACGATGACAAAACCGATGGCGAAAAACAGCCCAGTGCGGCCGCCGACGCCGATCGCCGGGCCGAGATCGAAGCGGAACGGAAACGCCTGCTGACCGAGTATGAACTGGTGTTCAAACAGTGGCAAGCCAAACGCCGCCAGGCCGAAATCCAGGTCCGCAATCTCAACGCCCGCTTTGCCGACTGGTTCTTTATCGTCCCCGAGCAAACGTTCCAGAAGCTCCATCTGGGCCGCGACGATCTGTTCGCCCTCGCCGACACCGCGCCGTCCACTCCCCGTTTCGGTCCCGGCTCCGGCATCCTCGCCCCGCCGCCACCGCCCCAGTCGACGACCCCCGAAGCCCCCCCTGCCCCGCCCGCCGACAAATCAAAGGTTGACGAACCAAAGGTTGACGAACCGAAAGCTGTCGAGCCGAAAGCCGACGAACCCAAAGCCGACGAACCCAAAGCCGACGAACCCAAAGCGAACGAACCCAAAGCCGACGAACCCAAGGCGAACGAACCGAAGTCGGATGAGCCACCAGGCGATTCCTGAGAAACGAGAGAGGAATCACTGCCGCATTCGTCCCCAAAAACTCTCTCTTCTTTTCTTCTGCGAACGATGCGGTGAATCCCTCTTTTCTTATCGCTTTTAGCGTCGCAAAGGCGTGTACCCGCTACCCCGGCAGCTTGTAAAACCGGGCGGCCGTGCCGCCGAAGATCGCGGTGGTTTCGGCAGTCGACATCATCCCAACGGCTCCCTGCAGGGCGTCGTAAACCTGCTCGTAACTGGCGGCCAGTTCGCAGACCGGCCAATCCGATCCGTACATGCATCGCTCGGGGCCGAAACTTTCCAAAGCCGTTTGAATGTACGGTTTCAGGTCGGCCAGCTTCCAGGCTTCCCAGTCGGCTTCGGTCACCATGCCCGACAGCTTGCAGTACACGTTGGGAAAGCGGGCGGCGGCCTGGAACGGTTCCAGCCAGTCGTCCATGGCGCCGTCCTTGATCCGCGGCTTCGCCAGATGGTCGATCACCAGCGGCAGCCCAGGCAATTCGCGGGCCAGCGTCGTCGCATGCTTCAGGTGTTTGACATAGAACAGCATGTCAAACGGCACGCCATGCTTTTCCAGCACCTTCAGGCCGCGGATCACCTCGGGCCGCACGATAAAGTCATCGTCCGGCTCGTCCTGCACGACATGCCGGACGCCGACAAATTTGGGATGATCCTTGAACTCCAGCAACTGCTCTTCGCATTGCTCGCTGGCCAGATCGACCCAGCCCACCACGCCGGCGATGTAGTTGAACTGCTCCGCCAGCCCCAGCGCCCAGCGATTCTCGGCCGTGTTGTGCTGCGTCTGCACAAAGATCGA is part of the Lignipirellula cremea genome and encodes:
- a CDS encoding Gldg family protein, yielding MSMLFAFLMLLLIDTFFVCGLALLLGPVGYTNKPAFAVLMRNFVGYFSNPTGYVFLCVFVVLTCSAAFLPQEFFNNNLANLDQLNQYLPLVMLVFIPAITMGAWADERRQGTDELLLTLPATDFDIVMGKYLAAAMIFTISLIFSQICSFAVLIFLTNGVLDLGLLCTTYLGYWLMGLAMISIGMVASFLTNNLTIAFILGVAMNAPLALMSYAHLLISRDSVAQAIEQWGLLEQFSDFGRGVISLSSTVFFVMLMVIGQYVCMVLIGRRHWLGGSDGESMLGHYVVRTICLILAAAGLTYLLSNADPVRLDMTEGRVNSLAPDTRLVLGELENDKPVYIDAYISENIPEAYAETRFQLETLLKEFEAMAGGKIHVRIHKDLDPFGPIADQAEERYGIRARNIVTQQRGVLRNEDVILGAAFTCGLEKVVAPFFDSGIPVEYELVRSITTVAKGEQQTIGVVQTNWKLMGGEVVLPTAQGPQLARLGKEAFIRELEKQYRVETVDPSEPIERGKYKVLFVAQPSSLSDSQLTNVMRAIRDGQPTAIFEDPLPVSIQAPGTGDERLLDPILLRLGRMPEPKCDMKRLWDMLGIHVSTARDENQAQRYKAVWQDYNPYPKLKMNGVQAVVFVRDEARADKVAFNPGDPITAEIEELWFLCPGAIQPRPSDLKVTPLVRTGDNSGELLTSEYRQFGSNPAMLKAKKGLPVAGREFVLAARIQGVPPVEKSPLFPDAEPASDGKQPEIDVVYVADIDLMMADFVRSSEETDQRIDNVNFLLNIVDVLAGDQRFVNIRSRKLQLSTLQRIEDLTAQAQQREQRATQEAEQRLALDYKKIEEETNREVEAARERVRELTRKASKGDNVDLGALQLAREKEAVAEFKSNREKEFKRESNEKELNETNRRNERRTNLEIRNVERWIKIMSVALPPLIPLAIGFGVFVTRRLREREGVSKARLRW
- a CDS encoding DUF4340 domain-containing protein gives rise to the protein MTESMKTLLYVSTAAVVMSCVGIVVWRQTPAAEQVEEMVGKPLFTDLKDPLDAASLEIVRYDSQLGQIKPFRVAQVGGRWVIPSQSNYPADAESRLRGIATELMSVKVLGVASDLPSDHEQYGVVKPDQNNLKTSADSLGVLVRLEDKKGKPLAGMIVGRAVDSTDDASPAARLQAAGSQQRYVRLLGQDGQGQDRVFVASVDLDQFSSRFEDWIQTDLLEFSPIALDQISIREYAVTPVNQLQVKLTERSEITVREKDAQWELVSLSLYGDNGWEKGSLPPGQQINAERLNELKDAIKDLTIVGVQRKPALLSDELKGSQSQMTIDAAGKQGLERAGFWLIEGRIVSNNGELVIRMNTGFSYRLRFGRSASLGDEENAGINRYVFAVAELDEQQFPAPAKPELPALPGAEKTDDDKTDGEKQPSAAADADRRAEIEAERKRLLTEYELVFKQWQAKRRQAEIQVRNLNARFADWFFIVPEQTFQKLHLGRDDLFALADTAPSTPRFGPGSGILAPPPPPQSTTPEAPPAPPADKSKVDEPKVDEPKAVEPKADEPKADEPKADEPKANEPKADEPKANEPKSDEPPGDS
- a CDS encoding amidohydrolase family protein, whose product is MKIDSHQHFWQLSQPFDYSWLEAPELEPIRRDFLPVELLPQLAKKGIERSIFVQTQHNTAENRWALGLAEQFNYIAGVVGWVDLASEQCEEQLLEFKDHPKFVGVRHVVQDEPDDDFIVRPEVIRGLKVLEKHGVPFDMLFYVKHLKHATTLARELPGLPLVIDHLAKPRIKDGAMDDWLEPFQAAARFPNVYCKLSGMVTEADWEAWKLADLKPYIQTALESFGPERCMYGSDWPVCELAASYEQVYDALQGAVGMMSTAETTAIFGGTAARFYKLPG
- a CDS encoding ABC transporter ATP-binding protein; translated protein: MIEAVHLSKFYGVFTATRDISFQVNKGEVVAFLGPNGAGKSTTMKMLTGYLAPSQGTARIAGFEVSTHRREASRRLGYLPENGPLYPDMTPSSMLNFMAEVRGMSPGYKAARIAAVAELCDLHGVFQKPISKLSKGYRQRVGMAQALLHEPDVLILDEPTAGLDPNQIHHVREMILQLGAEKTILLSTHILQEVEAMCSRVVMISEGQKRYDGPVAGLAEAQESLDEAFRRRTAAEAEPA